From Arcticibacter tournemirensis, one genomic window encodes:
- a CDS encoding DUF5695 domain-containing protein: MQRKAFVYSNRNLLWVLILLISGLRSFGQSPWERIKQMPSTLGLESGLIEANTPSFRLKLVRASQTVASLQPAANNEPDFTPGERLEQRSKDGLYHLGDLNLRLRFEGEKDWKSFSTAEKRVPVRSISGGAGILAACDLAPTLGADIPLAVKRYWETQQRRLVLRFELKNNSNKPVEIGSLGIPMIFNNILEGKSLEEAHASNVFFDPYIGLNAGYLQVVRLSGKGKVLLVLPYKNTAFEAYNPLLKDPTPRGIAFEGFHEWMVHSKAFAENEWKGVSQWNTPTSRVLKPGETVDYGVQFALADSVKSIENELNTQGRPVAVGIPGYVVPEDIEAKLFINYRSKIRSVAIEPEGALSLKELPRAGKGWKSFIVRGKMRGRARLTLIYEDGLKQSIHYKVIKPEEQVVADFGRFSTHEQWFEDPGDPFRRSPSVISYDYEKKAQVREDSRAWIAGLSDEGGAGGWLGAIMKELVAPEKNEVDKLESFANNTLWGGIQYNEGENKYGVRKSMFYYEPDKMPPGTYNKDVNYKTWSAWNQKEAESVGRSYNYPHVAAAWWVLYRLARNYKGLVTKQSWNWYLENALQTSLGMVKLAPHYAQYGQMEGTIFLLILADLKAEGFIDKAAELEAAMKKRADLWKSLEYPFGSEMPWDSTGQEEVYMWSDYFGYTQKAEVTLNAVLAYMPTVPHWGYNGSARRYWDFLYGGKLQRVERQLHHYGSGLNAIPVLAAFRKTPDDLYLLRVGQGGLLGAISNITEDGFGPAAFHSYPSTLSIDGLSGDYGSNFFGYAVNSGTYITYHKEFGWLSFGGNLKKERTWVHVIPKTASRSRVFIAPLGVWLTLDAGRFQSVSFEPETGKLKVELEAAGNNTPFAYLRIESGKKKYQPAGALPTERGTYKVMLGESAVTIDCILR, translated from the coding sequence ATGCAAAGAAAAGCTTTTGTCTATTCCAATCGTAACCTGCTTTGGGTTCTGATTCTCCTTATATCGGGACTTCGTTCATTCGGCCAGTCACCCTGGGAGAGAATTAAGCAAATGCCCTCTACACTGGGACTGGAAAGCGGGTTAATAGAGGCGAATACGCCATCATTTAGATTAAAACTTGTGAGGGCTTCCCAAACGGTAGCCTCCCTGCAGCCCGCTGCCAACAACGAACCGGATTTTACACCGGGGGAGAGGCTTGAGCAGCGCAGCAAGGATGGTTTATATCACCTGGGTGACCTAAACCTGCGACTAAGGTTTGAAGGAGAAAAAGACTGGAAAAGCTTTTCTACCGCGGAGAAAAGAGTGCCTGTCAGAAGTATATCCGGCGGGGCTGGTATACTGGCCGCCTGCGACCTTGCGCCAACTCTTGGAGCTGATATTCCCTTAGCCGTGAAACGGTATTGGGAAACACAACAGAGGCGACTTGTGCTGCGGTTTGAACTGAAGAATAACAGCAATAAACCAGTAGAAATAGGCAGCCTGGGTATTCCAATGATATTTAACAATATTCTTGAAGGAAAATCGCTGGAAGAGGCACATGCTTCGAACGTTTTTTTTGATCCATACATTGGGCTCAATGCAGGTTATCTGCAGGTCGTCAGGCTTAGCGGTAAAGGAAAGGTGTTACTTGTTCTTCCGTATAAAAACACTGCGTTTGAAGCCTATAATCCGCTTTTAAAGGACCCAACGCCGCGGGGGATCGCTTTCGAAGGTTTTCATGAATGGATGGTTCATAGCAAGGCATTCGCTGAAAATGAATGGAAGGGGGTAAGTCAATGGAATACTCCAACCTCACGTGTTTTAAAGCCTGGAGAAACTGTAGATTATGGTGTGCAGTTTGCCCTGGCAGATTCGGTGAAATCAATCGAGAACGAACTTAATACCCAGGGCCGGCCGGTAGCTGTGGGGATCCCGGGATACGTGGTGCCCGAAGATATCGAAGCAAAGCTTTTTATTAATTACAGAAGTAAGATCAGGTCTGTTGCTATAGAACCGGAGGGCGCCTTGTCGCTGAAGGAGCTGCCCCGGGCAGGTAAAGGCTGGAAGTCCTTTATAGTAAGAGGCAAGATGAGAGGTAGGGCACGTTTAACTCTGATCTATGAAGATGGGTTAAAGCAGAGTATTCATTATAAAGTGATTAAGCCGGAAGAACAGGTTGTAGCCGATTTTGGAAGATTTTCTACACATGAGCAATGGTTTGAAGATCCGGGGGACCCCTTCCGTCGCAGCCCTTCTGTGATTAGCTATGACTATGAAAAGAAAGCTCAGGTGCGGGAAGACAGCCGGGCCTGGATTGCGGGATTAAGTGATGAAGGAGGAGCGGGAGGATGGCTGGGCGCCATCATGAAAGAACTGGTGGCCCCTGAGAAAAATGAGGTGGATAAGCTGGAAAGCTTTGCCAATAATACGCTGTGGGGCGGCATACAGTATAATGAAGGGGAGAATAAATACGGGGTGCGAAAGAGCATGTTTTACTACGAGCCGGATAAGATGCCTCCGGGGACATACAATAAAGACGTTAACTATAAAACCTGGTCGGCGTGGAATCAGAAGGAGGCAGAGTCCGTTGGCCGCTCCTATAATTATCCGCACGTAGCTGCCGCATGGTGGGTACTGTACCGTCTTGCACGCAATTATAAGGGATTGGTAACGAAGCAGTCATGGAACTGGTATCTTGAAAATGCGCTGCAAACGTCGCTTGGAATGGTGAAGTTGGCGCCTCATTATGCTCAGTACGGGCAGATGGAGGGCACCATTTTCCTGCTTATACTGGCTGACCTGAAAGCAGAAGGCTTCATTGATAAGGCTGCAGAACTGGAAGCTGCAATGAAGAAGCGGGCCGATCTTTGGAAGTCACTGGAGTATCCCTTTGGGAGCGAAATGCCCTGGGATTCAACGGGACAGGAAGAAGTTTACATGTGGTCGGACTATTTTGGTTATACGCAGAAAGCAGAGGTTACTTTGAATGCAGTCCTGGCTTATATGCCAACAGTGCCACATTGGGGATACAACGGCAGCGCCCGCAGATACTGGGATTTCCTGTACGGTGGTAAACTACAGCGGGTAGAGCGTCAGCTGCATCATTATGGCTCGGGGCTGAATGCGATTCCTGTTTTAGCCGCATTTCGCAAAACGCCGGATGATCTGTATCTGTTAAGAGTAGGGCAGGGCGGTCTTCTTGGCGCTATATCCAATATTACGGAGGACGGATTTGGTCCGGCTGCTTTTCATTCTTATCCTTCAACACTGTCAATTGATGGTTTGTCGGGAGATTACGGGTCGAACTTCTTTGGTTACGCAGTGAACAGTGGAACCTATATTACGTACCACAAAGAGTTTGGCTGGCTGAGCTTTGGCGGTAACCTAAAGAAAGAGCGAACGTGGGTTCATGTCATACCTAAAACAGCATCAAGATCAAGAGTCTTTATCGCACCCCTGGGTGTATGGCTCACACTTGATGCCGGGCGGTTCCAGTCGGTGTCATTTGAACCGGAGACAGGTAAACTGAAGGTCGAACTTGAGGCTGCCGGTAATAATACGCCTTTTGCTTATTTGCGCATCGAATCCGGAAAGAAAAAATATCAGCCAGCAGGAGCATTACCCACCGAAAGGGGTACTTATAAAGTTATGCTTGGAGAAAGTGCAGTCACAATTGATTGCATATTAAGATAA
- a CDS encoding type II toxin-antitoxin system VapC family toxin translates to MVIFDTNILIELYRGNHQIRERVLEFHTDVFYISSITVAEFLAGAKNKNDFAVIAKQLDKYTHLPITAEISELFLELFRKYNLSHKPGIPDMLIAATALYYDLPLFTLNKKHFVYLDNIKLL, encoded by the coding sequence ATGGTAATTTTTGACACAAACATACTTATCGAGCTTTATAGAGGTAATCATCAAATAAGAGAACGCGTTCTTGAGTTCCATACTGATGTGTTCTACATTAGCAGTATAACCGTCGCCGAGTTTTTGGCTGGAGCAAAGAACAAGAACGACTTCGCTGTTATTGCCAAACAGCTTGACAAGTACACCCACCTCCCCATTACAGCGGAAATAAGTGAGCTCTTTTTAGAACTCTTTCGAAAGTACAATTTAAGCCATAAACCGGGAATACCAGATATGCTCATTGCAGCAACGGCTTTATATTATGATCTACCATTATTTACCCTGAACAAGAAGCATTTCGTTTATTTAGATAACATTAAACTTCTTTAG
- a CDS encoding APC family permease: MSENTSFKPSLRLMDATMLVAGSMIGSGIFIVSADISRNVGSAGWLIVVWLITGFMTLTAALSYGELSAMFPKAGGQYIYLKEAYNSLVSFMYGWSFFTVIQTATIAAVGVAFAKFTAYIFPVFSENSVAADLGFLKISPAQLLSILVITLLTYINTRGINSGKVIQTVFTMTKILSLLGLIVFGLFALKGDVWRANWTNMWDIHKLNPDGSIAGYTSVAVFGAIAASMVGSIFSSDSWNNVTFIAGEIKNPKRNIGLSLALGTLIVTVIYIATNIVYTGVLSMQEIAAADRDRVAVSASHVIFGQAGTIIIALMIMVSTFGCNNGIIMSGARVYYSMARDGLFIKKVGTLNKNSVPETALWLQCVVASLWCLSGKYGDLLDMISFVVVVFYMATIIGIFILRKKRPDAERPYKAFGYPVLPILYIVMGIAFCGLLIIYKPNYTWPGLIITLSGIPVYYFVLWLERSDDSR; encoded by the coding sequence ATGAGTGAAAACACGTCGTTCAAGCCATCATTACGTCTGATGGATGCCACTATGCTGGTGGCCGGGAGCATGATAGGTTCAGGGATTTTTATAGTAAGCGCCGATATCAGCAGGAATGTAGGTAGTGCAGGCTGGCTCATTGTCGTATGGCTTATAACTGGTTTTATGACCCTTACCGCTGCTTTAAGTTATGGCGAACTTAGTGCTATGTTTCCCAAGGCCGGAGGACAGTATATTTATCTGAAAGAGGCGTATAATTCCCTTGTCAGCTTTATGTATGGCTGGAGTTTTTTTACGGTGATTCAAACCGCGACTATTGCAGCGGTGGGGGTCGCCTTTGCGAAATTTACCGCTTATATATTTCCGGTTTTCAGTGAGAACAGCGTTGCTGCAGACCTCGGGTTTTTGAAGATATCGCCCGCACAACTCCTTTCTATACTGGTTATTACGCTTCTTACCTACATTAATACACGAGGAATTAATAGTGGTAAAGTAATTCAGACAGTATTTACGATGACCAAAATCCTCAGTTTACTTGGTCTTATTGTATTTGGCCTTTTTGCACTGAAAGGAGACGTCTGGAGAGCTAACTGGACGAATATGTGGGATATTCATAAACTCAATCCCGATGGAAGCATTGCCGGATATACCAGTGTCGCTGTTTTTGGTGCAATTGCAGCTTCGATGGTAGGCTCTATTTTTAGTAGCGACTCGTGGAATAATGTTACTTTCATCGCCGGTGAAATAAAGAATCCTAAAAGAAATATCGGCCTTAGTCTGGCCCTGGGTACCTTGATTGTTACTGTCATTTATATCGCTACCAATATCGTTTATACCGGAGTACTGTCTATGCAGGAGATAGCTGCTGCAGATCGCGACAGGGTGGCAGTTTCTGCTTCCCATGTGATTTTCGGACAGGCAGGAACAATTATTATAGCGCTGATGATTATGGTCTCAACCTTTGGCTGTAATAATGGCATTATTATGTCGGGAGCAAGGGTATATTATTCGATGGCGCGCGACGGCTTGTTTATTAAGAAGGTTGGCACCTTAAATAAGAATTCTGTGCCGGAGACTGCCCTTTGGTTACAATGTGTCGTTGCGTCTTTGTGGTGCCTCAGTGGCAAATACGGCGATTTGCTTGACATGATCTCCTTTGTGGTTGTCGTCTTCTACATGGCGACCATTATCGGCATCTTTATTCTGCGAAAGAAAAGACCGGATGCCGAAAGACCATATAAAGCTTTCGGTTATCCGGTGTTACCTATTCTTTATATCGTCATGGGAATTGCATTCTGTGGTTTGTTAATCATTTACAAACCAAATTATACCTGGCCCGGACTGATTATTACGCTATCCGGGATTCCGGTTTATTATTTTGTGCTTTGGCTGGAAAGATCGGATGACAGTCGGTAA
- a CDS encoding M1 family metallopeptidase: MSLRTGMFIIAGLLTGISSQAQWSKPKGFTHADTLRGSITSERAWWDVQHYAIAVKPDYLAKTTRGENIITYKVTRAQHPKTLQLDLQQPLNIDSIRLDSREWLKFEREGNVWHVKLTQSQEINSTHRLRVYFSGKPQESVRPPWSGGWTFARDSLNRPWMTVTCQGLGASIWYPCKDHQSDEPDKGASLTMTVPDTLVAVANGRLESQTKNADGTATYKWTVVNPINNYNIIPYIGKYVHFDGSYAGEKGKLDLNYWVLDYNLAKAKAYMPGEVERMFKAFEHWFGPYPFYEDGYKLVDVPHTGMEHQSAVAYGNWYKPGYRQRDASGTGLGLKWDFIIVHESGHEWFGNNITSKDLADMWIHESFTNYSETLYVDYHFGKDAGNAYNTGIRTGIKNDTPIIPAYNVNAQGSGDMYPKGGNMLQTIRHSIDNDELFRSILRGLNTTFYHQTVTADQIVRFVSGKAGFDYQQVFKQYLTTTQVPSLVLNFNKDRSQVTYRWTNCIRGFNLPLVLKEGDKKLKIYPTTQPKTLKLSKSNVALLDKGEIVKMYYVAVEGK; the protein is encoded by the coding sequence ATGAGTTTACGGACAGGAATGTTCATTATAGCAGGGCTGCTTACTGGAATCAGTTCCCAGGCACAGTGGAGTAAGCCCAAGGGGTTCACTCATGCAGATACATTAAGAGGTAGTATTACATCAGAACGTGCCTGGTGGGACGTTCAGCACTACGCTATCGCAGTGAAGCCCGACTATCTGGCAAAAACTACCAGAGGCGAGAATATAATCACCTATAAGGTTACCCGGGCTCAACACCCAAAAACTCTTCAGCTCGACTTGCAGCAACCATTAAACATCGACAGTATCCGGCTTGACAGCAGGGAATGGCTTAAATTTGAGAGGGAGGGGAACGTCTGGCATGTGAAATTAACTCAATCACAGGAAATAAATTCAACACATCGTCTACGGGTATATTTTTCCGGTAAGCCGCAGGAAAGCGTCAGGCCGCCCTGGAGCGGCGGGTGGACCTTTGCCCGCGATTCACTCAACAGGCCCTGGATGACGGTAACCTGTCAGGGTTTAGGAGCGTCTATATGGTATCCATGCAAGGATCATCAATCGGATGAACCCGATAAGGGGGCATCGCTGACTATGACCGTACCGGATACTTTGGTTGCAGTAGCAAATGGAAGGCTTGAGTCGCAAACAAAGAATGCCGACGGAACAGCTACCTATAAGTGGACGGTGGTTAATCCAATTAACAACTATAACATTATTCCCTATATCGGTAAATATGTCCATTTTGATGGATCATATGCCGGAGAAAAAGGGAAACTTGACCTGAATTACTGGGTGCTCGACTATAACCTTGCTAAAGCAAAGGCTTATATGCCCGGTGAGGTAGAGCGAATGTTTAAGGCATTTGAGCATTGGTTCGGACCGTATCCGTTTTATGAAGACGGCTATAAGCTCGTAGATGTACCTCATACAGGCATGGAACATCAGAGTGCTGTCGCTTATGGGAACTGGTATAAACCCGGGTACCGGCAACGCGACGCATCGGGTACTGGCCTCGGACTTAAGTGGGATTTTATAATCGTGCATGAAAGCGGGCATGAATGGTTTGGTAATAACATTACAAGCAAGGATCTAGCCGACATGTGGATCCACGAAAGTTTTACTAATTACTCGGAAACCCTCTATGTTGATTATCATTTCGGAAAGGACGCCGGGAACGCTTATAATACAGGGATCAGGACAGGCATAAAGAATGATACGCCCATTATTCCGGCTTATAACGTGAATGCCCAGGGCAGTGGCGACATGTATCCAAAAGGCGGGAATATGCTTCAAACCATCAGGCACAGTATTGATAACGACGAACTTTTCAGAAGCATTCTACGGGGACTGAATACAACTTTTTACCATCAAACTGTAACTGCTGATCAAATTGTCAGGTTTGTTTCCGGGAAAGCGGGATTTGACTACCAGCAAGTTTTTAAACAGTATCTTACCACTACTCAGGTGCCTTCTTTAGTTTTGAACTTCAACAAGGACCGTTCACAGGTAACTTATCGCTGGACGAACTGCATCCGCGGTTTTAACCTGCCTTTAGTACTAAAAGAAGGCGACAAGAAATTAAAGATTTATCCAACAACGCAGCCGAAAACCCTGAAATTGAGTAAAAGTAATGTTGCTTTATTGGATAAGGGGGAGATAGTGAAGATGTATTACGTTGCTGTTGAAGGGAAATGA
- a CDS encoding S9 family peptidase — translation MIRPIYFLLFLCIIALVFSNAYSQQNNQVTPYYPDHKEVCESYKRAEKLDTVLKKAVFKSYVIPHWQTGRNIFWYQNRLKDNNSEYILVDVAKGIKGKAFDHNKLAEALTKATGKGHNGNLLQINELDFSDDGKSLKIKEGEQWYECDLNTWTCKKIGNPDFVRYEPTRPLQRRRSRWMGPRRDSISPDKQWEAYIKDGNLFAKSLKGQEVIQFTKDGTAAKPYGEFSWSPDSKTLIAYRIDPKEEKEVHFVLSSEPGTTRGVLKSQKYAQPGDEFTTYEMYAFSMHDRKGLKIDAEKIDFFGAPELHWRKGNNRYFTYEKVDRGHQHFRVIEVDAQTGDTKNIIDEKTNTFIYEQRIYTRYLPETHEIVWITEKDGWRHIYLVDELTGKEMKQITKGNWVVRDIDSVDTKKREIWFRASGMNAGEDPYFIHYYRIGFDGNNLVSLTPERSNHSVTFSPDRSYYLDTYSQVNIPPVTLLKRTSDGKKIMEVERADVSALLASGVKLPEVFVAKGRDGKTDIWGVICRPSNMDPTRSYPVIENIYAGPQDSFVPKSFLPASEMQSMAELGFIVVQIDGMGTANRSKAFHDVCWHNLADAGLPDRILWMQAMAKKYPQADISRVGVYGTSAGGQNSTGALLFHPEFYKAAVSACRCHDNRVDKQWWNEQWMGFPVGKHYEEQSNVTNAAKLQGDLLLIVGESDMNVPPESTYRVVDALIKSNKDFDLLTIPGMGHSDGGPYGRRKKRDFFVKHLLKAEPPSRNR, via the coding sequence ATGATTCGCCCCATATATTTTTTGTTATTCCTATGTATTATCGCTTTAGTGTTCTCAAACGCATATTCTCAGCAGAATAATCAGGTAACTCCTTATTACCCAGACCATAAGGAAGTCTGCGAATCCTATAAACGGGCAGAAAAGCTTGATACCGTATTAAAGAAAGCCGTCTTTAAATCGTATGTTATACCTCACTGGCAGACCGGCAGGAATATTTTCTGGTATCAGAACAGGTTAAAGGACAATAACAGTGAATACATATTGGTAGACGTTGCAAAGGGTATTAAAGGCAAAGCTTTTGATCATAATAAGCTCGCAGAGGCTTTAACAAAGGCGACCGGAAAGGGGCATAATGGAAATCTGTTGCAGATTAATGAACTGGATTTTAGCGATGATGGGAAAAGCCTCAAAATCAAAGAAGGTGAACAATGGTATGAGTGCGATCTGAATACCTGGACTTGCAAAAAAATCGGAAATCCTGATTTTGTCCGTTACGAGCCGACCCGCCCCTTGCAGAGGCGCAGATCGCGTTGGATGGGGCCGCGAAGAGATTCAATTTCGCCCGACAAGCAGTGGGAGGCATATATAAAAGATGGTAATTTGTTTGCCAAGTCATTAAAAGGCCAGGAGGTAATACAGTTCACCAAAGACGGTACTGCCGCAAAACCGTACGGCGAGTTCTCATGGAGTCCCGACAGTAAGACCCTCATAGCCTATCGCATCGATCCGAAAGAAGAAAAAGAAGTCCATTTTGTTCTTTCGTCCGAACCAGGGACTACCCGTGGTGTTCTTAAATCGCAGAAGTACGCGCAGCCAGGCGATGAGTTTACCACCTACGAAATGTATGCCTTCAGCATGCACGACCGGAAAGGGTTAAAGATTGATGCTGAGAAGATCGATTTCTTCGGGGCTCCAGAGCTTCACTGGCGAAAAGGGAACAACCGCTATTTTACTTATGAAAAGGTTGACCGTGGGCATCAGCATTTCAGGGTAATTGAGGTGGATGCTCAAACGGGAGATACCAAAAATATCATTGACGAGAAAACGAACACGTTTATTTATGAGCAGAGGATCTACACCCGTTACCTTCCTGAAACCCATGAGATAGTTTGGATTACGGAAAAAGATGGATGGAGGCACATCTACCTGGTTGATGAGTTAACGGGAAAGGAAATGAAACAAATCACCAAAGGGAACTGGGTGGTGAGGGATATCGACAGTGTCGACACAAAGAAAAGGGAAATCTGGTTTCGGGCCAGTGGTATGAATGCAGGGGAAGATCCGTACTTTATTCACTACTACCGGATCGGCTTCGACGGTAACAACCTTGTAAGCCTGACTCCAGAGAGGAGTAACCACTCCGTTACTTTTTCTCCCGACAGGTCTTACTATCTGGACACCTATTCGCAAGTGAATATACCGCCGGTGACTCTGCTTAAAAGAACGTCCGATGGAAAGAAGATTATGGAGGTAGAACGTGCTGACGTTTCTGCTCTTCTTGCGAGTGGGGTAAAGCTGCCCGAGGTTTTTGTAGCAAAGGGCCGCGACGGTAAAACTGATATCTGGGGGGTAATTTGCCGTCCCAGCAATATGGATCCCACGAGAAGTTATCCTGTTATTGAGAATATTTACGCTGGTCCCCAGGATTCTTTTGTGCCAAAAAGCTTTTTGCCGGCCAGTGAGATGCAGAGCATGGCCGAGTTAGGCTTCATCGTTGTTCAGATAGACGGAATGGGCACCGCCAACCGTTCTAAAGCCTTTCATGATGTTTGCTGGCATAATCTTGCCGATGCGGGCCTCCCCGACAGGATCCTGTGGATGCAGGCTATGGCAAAAAAATACCCCCAGGCGGACATAAGCAGGGTGGGAGTCTATGGAACATCGGCCGGCGGACAGAATTCAACGGGAGCTCTGTTGTTCCATCCTGAGTTTTATAAAGCAGCTGTTTCTGCCTGCAGATGTCACGATAACCGGGTTGATAAGCAATGGTGGAATGAGCAGTGGATGGGATTTCCGGTAGGAAAGCACTATGAAGAGCAGTCGAATGTCACCAATGCTGCGAAGCTGCAGGGCGATCTGCTCCTGATCGTGGGAGAGTCAGACATGAACGTGCCTCCTGAATCTACCTATAGAGTGGTAGATGCCCTGATCAAATCGAATAAGGACTTTGATCTCCTGACAATTCCCGGCATGGGCCACAGCGATGGCGGCCCCTACGGGAGAAGGAAAAAGAGAGATTTCTTTGTAAAACACCTGCTGAAAGCAGAACCACCATCAAGGAACAGGTAA
- a CDS encoding DUF5007 domain-containing protein, translating to MRRKRFYIALAMLACAFYACSKIEPGFISDNIRYVNGIIFVQRGMAYVASDRIEADGSTPPYTYKLSNLRDKTTGEPAPAAFYANYDVLMFKEGMVFNAQTDTTVELLNAKRHTVSTTPMIFNESSGQFVFNRASANLPLGNYVFDIEMTNPHGTKLFKNMGEISIVEPTVNDMFQVTYQAATGSSTSEVFTSIAAPQVTCSKIGNDGARVILKIVDKNGVPFNPAAGEVIKRGDRPTFESHVKFNPVVVTDTALVCDYEVAPFPLTNYNDGVTDWGYLIYYRIPKEFAIIDGLLNNNVNPVFGFRLLMEGTYIVTIRLPAVTRLRR from the coding sequence ATGAGAAGAAAAAGATTTTATATTGCATTGGCTATGCTCGCCTGTGCTTTCTATGCCTGCTCAAAGATTGAGCCCGGCTTTATAAGTGATAATATCCGATACGTAAACGGGATTATTTTCGTACAACGGGGAATGGCTTATGTAGCATCTGATCGCATTGAAGCAGATGGCTCAACGCCGCCGTATACCTATAAGTTGTCAAACTTAAGAGACAAAACTACCGGAGAGCCAGCTCCGGCAGCTTTTTACGCCAACTACGACGTATTAATGTTTAAGGAAGGTATGGTATTCAACGCGCAAACGGATACGACTGTAGAATTGCTTAATGCAAAACGGCATACTGTAAGTACAACGCCCATGATTTTCAATGAATCCAGTGGCCAGTTTGTATTTAACCGGGCATCGGCAAATCTACCGCTTGGCAATTATGTATTCGACATCGAAATGACCAATCCCCACGGTACTAAACTATTTAAAAACATGGGAGAGATCAGTATAGTCGAACCCACTGTCAATGATATGTTCCAGGTGACTTATCAGGCGGCTACGGGGTCGAGCACGTCAGAAGTCTTTACGAGCATCGCGGCTCCACAGGTAACATGTTCTAAAATAGGTAACGATGGCGCGCGGGTAATACTCAAAATAGTCGATAAAAACGGAGTTCCGTTTAATCCTGCTGCCGGAGAGGTTATAAAGCGGGGGGACAGACCGACATTCGAAAGTCACGTAAAATTCAATCCTGTCGTTGTAACAGACACAGCACTGGTCTGCGATTATGAGGTAGCGCCCTTTCCGTTGACTAACTATAATGATGGTGTGACTGACTGGGGCTATCTCATTTACTACCGGATCCCTAAGGAATTCGCTATCATTGATGGCCTGCTTAACAATAATGTAAATCCAGTATTTGGATTCCGGCTCCTGATGGAAGGAACTTACATCGTAACGATTCGATTGCCAGCTGTGACCAGGCTGAGAAGATAA